From the genome of Malus domestica chromosome 04, GDT2T_hap1, one region includes:
- the LOC103443400 gene encoding pentatricopeptide repeat-containing protein At4g14050, mitochondrial: MPASHFLHQLQLCARRRVPFTAKNLHAQIIKTGLHLCVPLPNTLLDAYGKCGLVEEARRVFDEMPQRDLVSWASIFTAHNLANVPHRTLAMLPAMFESDGLQPDHFVFACIVKACSGLEAVRQGKQVHGRFLVSPFRYDDVVKSSLVDMYAKCGLPDNARAVFDSIVSRSPVSWTALISGYARSGRKSDAIEMFERLPLKNLFCWTALISGLVQSGHGVDAFYLFIEMRRDGVDIVDPLVLSSIVGASANLAVLELGKQVHGLVIGLGYESCLFISNALVDMYAKCSDILAAKGIFARMHRRDVVSWTSIIVGAAQHGRAEEALTLYDQMIAAGIRPNQVTFVGLIYACSHVGLVSKGRALFRSMIEDYGISPSLQHYTCFLDLLSRSGHLDEASNVIDSMPFEPDEPTWAALLSACRHHGETQMGIRVADHLLSLKPEDPSSYILLSNVYAGARMWENVAEVRKLMVAREVKKKPGYSSIGIGKESQVFYAGETSHPMKDEIFGLLKGLDAEMRRRGYVPDSSFVLHEMEDQEKERQLFWHSERLAVAYGLLKAVPGTAIRIVKNLRVCGDCHTVLNFISSIVKRDIIVRDASRYHHFTDGKCSCNDFW; the protein is encoded by the coding sequence ATGCCAGCGTCTCACTTCCTACACCAACTGCAACTCTGCGCCCGACGCCGCGTGCCTTTTACCGCCAAAAACCTCCACGCCCAAATCATCAAAACAGGCCTCCATCTATGCGTGCCCTTACCCAACACCCTCTTGGATGCCTACGGGAAATGCGGTCTAGTCGAAGAAGCGCGCCGGGTGTTCGACGAAATGCCTCAACGAGACCTTGTCTCATGGGCTTCAATTTTTACCGCCCACAACCTAGCCAACGTCCCCCACCGAACCCTCGCCATGCTCCCTGCAATGTTCGAGTCTGATGGTTTGCAGCCGGACCATTTTGTGTTTGCTTGCATTGTCAAGGCCTGCTCTGGTTTGGAAGCTGTTAGACAAGGCAAGCAAGTGCATGGCCGATTTTTGGTGTCCCCGTTTCGCTATGATGATGTGGTTAAGTCGTCCCTGGTTGATATGTATGCGAAATGTGGATTGCCTGATAATGCTCGTGCGGTTTTTGATTCAATTGTGTCCAGAAGTCCGGTTTCTTGGACTGCTCTGATTTCGGGGTATGCCAGGAGTGGAAGGAAATCAGATGCTATCGAAATGTTTGAGAGGTTACCTCTTAAGAATTTGTTTTGTTGGACTGCTTTGATATCTGGGTTGGTACAGAGTGGACACGGCGTTGAtgcattttatttgtttattgaaATGAGGAGAGACGGGGTTGATATAGTGGACCCATTAGTTCTCTCCAGCATTGTTGGAGCTTCTGCTAATTTGGCAGTGTTGGAGCTTGGAAAGCAGGTTCATGGTCTAGTTATTGGTCTTGGCTATGAGTCTTGCTTGTTTATTAGTAATGCACTAgttgatatgtatgcaaaatgtaGTGACATTTTAGCTGCTAAGGGTATTTTTGCTCGAATGCATCGAAGAGATGTAGTTTCTTGGACTTCTATAATTGTTGGGGCAGCTCAGCACGGGCGAGCTGAGGAAGCTTTGACTTTATATGATCAGATGATTGCAGCCGGAATAAGGCCAAATCAAGTTACCTTTGTTGGATTGATTTATGCGTGTAGCCATGTTGGTTTAGTTAGCAAAGGACGTGCTCTTTTCAGATCTATGATTGAGGATTACGGGATTAGCCCCTCCCTGCAGCACTATACATGCTTTTTGGATCTTCTTAGTCGCTCGGGGCACCTTGATGAAGCTTCGAATGTTATTGATTCAATGCCGTTTGAGCCGGATGAACCCACTTGGGCAGCTTTGTTAAGTGCTTGCAGACATCATGGAGAAACCCAAATGGGAATCAGGGTTGCCGATCATCTTTTAAGCTTAAAACCAGAAGACCCTTCAAGTTACATACTGTTGTCTAATGTCTATGCCGGTGCACGTATGTGGGAAAACGTAGCAGAAGTGAGAAAGTTGATGGTTGCTAGAGAAGTTAAGAAGAAGCCTGGTTATAGTTCCATTGGCATTGGAAAGGAAAGCCAAGTCTTTTACGCTGGAGAGACATCTCATCCTATGAAGGATGAGATTTTCGGTTTGCTCAAGGGGTTAGATGCAGAGATGAGGAGAAGAGGCTATGTGCCTGACAGTAGCTTTGTTTTACATGAAATGGAGGACCAAGAGAAGGAAAGGCAGCTCTTTTGGCACAGCGAGAGGTTGGCTGTGGCGTATGGGCTGCTTAAGGCTGTTCCGGGGACTGCTATTCGGATAGTAAAAAATCTTCGTGTCTGCGGAGATTGTCATACTGTATTGAATTTCATAAGCAGCATTGTGAAGAGGGACATCATTGTTCGAGATGCCAGCCGATACCATCATTTTACTGACGGGAAATGTTCGTGCAATGACTTCTGGTAA
- the LOC103443401 gene encoding probable acyl-activating enzyme 16, chloroplastic isoform X1, with amino-acid sequence MNPISVVSASASASVIQMATFFLAPNYVLGSSSDCGHTLQFRSNNNSRSGQLYHRKWHGSRGGISVSRGFRVLCQSKTEEKQIRRHSPFLERVLLDDNDASESDRWKAVPDIWRSSAAKYGDLVALVDPYHDPPSSITYKQLEQEILDFAEGMRVVGVKPDEKIALFADNSCRWLVADQGIMATGAINVVRGSRSSVEELLQIYNHSDSVALAVDSPELFNRISEEFCSKAMKFIVLLWGEKSSLKNEGKVPIFDYKEILDLGRESRKSLLDSDDKQQSDTYEVIKSDDVATLVYTSGTSGNPKGVMLTHRNLLHQIKNLGDAVPCVGGDKFLSMLPPWHCYERACEYFAFTCGVEQFYTSVRKMKDDLRKYQPTYIISVPLVYESLYSGIQKQISSASTVRKLIVLTFIRISMAYMEFKRIYEGTYLTRNQKQPSYLVSVADWLWARIIAALLWPLHVLGKKLVYSKIQSAIGISKAGISGGGCLPSHVDKFFEAIDVKLQNGYGLTETSPVVASRRSNFNVIGSVGIPIRHTEFKVVDSETGEVLSPGLSGILKVRGPQVMKGYYKNPGATKKALDDDGWLDTGDIGWIAPHHSIGRSRCCGGVVVLEGRAKDTIVLLTGENVEPVEIEEAALRSSLIQQIVVIGQDQRRLGAIVVPNKEEALLAAKKLAAVDAADASGLSNDRLTRLVYEELRKWTSGCSFQIGPIIIADEPFTIDSGLMTPTMKIRRDRVVAQYKEQIDNLFK; translated from the exons ATGAACCCAATTTCCGTAgtttctgcttctgcttctgcttctgtcATCCAAATGGCCACCTTTTTCTTAGCGCCAAACTACGTCCTGGGCAGCTCTTCTGATTGCGGGCACACCCTTCAGTTCCGTTCCAACAATAATTCCAGAAGCGGACAACTTTATCATAGAAAATGGCACGGAAGCCGAGGTGGGATTTCTGTCAGTCGTGGATTTAGAGTGTTATGCCAGTCCAAG ACAGAAGAAAAGCAGATACGAAGGCATTCACCTTTCCTGGAACGTGTGTTACTAGATGATAATGATGCTTCAGAATCTGATAGGTGGAAAGCAGTTCCTGATATTTGGAGATCTTCAGCTGCGAAATATGGTGACCTAGTAGCATTGGTGGATCCCTATCATGACCCACCTTCGAGTATAACTTATAAACAG CTTGAGCAGGAAATTTTGGACTTTGCTGAAGGGATGAGAGTTGTTGGAGTAAAGCCAGACGAAAAAATTGCACTGTTTGCTGATAATTCATGCCGTTGGCTTGTTGCTGATCAAG gTATAATGGCCACTGGAGCAATCAATGTGGTGAGAGGTTCGAGGTCATCAGTCGAAGAGTTACTGCAAATATACAATCATTCTGATAG TGTTGCGCTTGCTGTGGACAGTCCTGAGTTGTTCAATCGGATATCAGAAGAATTTTGTTCCAAGGCGATGAAATTTATTGTTCTGCTATGGGGGGAGAAGTCAAGCCTGAAAAATGAAGGAAAGGTTCCTATTTTCGACTACAAGGAGATTCTAGATTTGGGACGAGAGAGTCGCAAGAGTTTGCTTGATTCTGATGATAAAC AACAGTCTGATACGTATGAAGTTATTAAATCGGATGATGTTGCTACATTAGTATATACGAGTGGAACAAGTGGCAACCCAAAAGGTGTCATGCTCACACATAGGAATTTGTTGCATCAG ATAAAGAACCTAGGGGATGCTGTACCTTGTGTAGGTGGCGACAAATTTCTTAGCATGCTTCCACCATGGCATTGCTATGAACGAGCTTGTGAGTATTTCGCTTTTACGTGTGGAGTTGAGCAATTTTACACCAGTGTGCGGAAAATGAAG GATGATTTGCGAAAATATCAGCCAACCTATATAATTTCAGTTCCTTTAGTGTATGAGTCACTTTACAG CGGTATTCAGAAACAAATTTCATCCGCGTCTACTGTTCGTAAGCTTATTGTGCTTACATTCATAAGGATCAGTATGGCGTACATGGAGTTTAAGAGGATCTATGAG GGAACGTATCTGACGAGGAACCAGAAGCAACCTTCGTATCTTGTTTCAGTAGCAGATTGGTTATGGGCGCGAATAATTGCTGCGTTATTATGGCCTTTGCATGTGCTGGGAAAGAAACTAGTCTACAGTAAAATTCAATCCGCCATTGGAATATCAAAG GCCGGCATCAGTGGAGGAGGTTGTCTGCCTTCACATGTTGATAAATTTTTCGAG GCAATTGACGTGAAACTGCAGAATGGATATGGTTTAACAGAGACTTCTCCTGTTGTTGCTTCTCGacgatcaaattttaat GTTATTGGTTCTGTTGGGATACCAATTCGACATACTGAGTTCAAAGTCGTAGATTCTGAAACCGGTGAAGTTCTTTCTCCTGGTTTGAGCGGAATTCTGAAAGTTAGGGGACCTCAAGTGATGAAGGGATACTACAAG AATCCAGGCGCTACAAAGAAAGCATTGGATGACGATGGGTGGCTAGACACTGGAGACATTGGTTGGATTGCTCCTCACCATTCAATAGGGCGAAGTCGTTGTTGTGGAGGGGTGGTTGTTCTTGAAGGACGTGCCAAGGACACTATCGTTCTTTTAACAG GGGAAAACGTTGAACCGGTAGAGATTGAGGAAGCTGCCTTGAGAAGTAGTCTAATTCAACAAATTGTTGTCATCGGCCAG GATCAGCGACGCCTTGGGGCAATTGTTGTTCCAAACAAAGAAGAGGCTTTACTCGCAGCCAAAAAGTTGGCTGCTGTAGATGCTGCTGATGCCTCCGGCCTAAGCAACGATAGATTGACAAGATTGGTTTATGAAGAGCTGAGAAAATG GACTTCAGGGTGTTCATTTCAAATCGGACCGATCATAATCGCGGACGAACCCTTTACG ATTGACAGTGGCCTAATGACTCCAACCATGAAAATTCGACGGGACCGAGTCGTGGCTCAATACAAAGAACAAATAGACAACCTTTTCAAGTAA
- the LOC103443401 gene encoding probable acyl-activating enzyme 16, chloroplastic isoform X2: MLQTEEKQIRRHSPFLERVLLDDNDASESDRWKAVPDIWRSSAAKYGDLVALVDPYHDPPSSITYKQLEQEILDFAEGMRVVGVKPDEKIALFADNSCRWLVADQGIMATGAINVVRGSRSSVEELLQIYNHSDSVALAVDSPELFNRISEEFCSKAMKFIVLLWGEKSSLKNEGKVPIFDYKEILDLGRESRKSLLDSDDKQQSDTYEVIKSDDVATLVYTSGTSGNPKGVMLTHRNLLHQIKNLGDAVPCVGGDKFLSMLPPWHCYERACEYFAFTCGVEQFYTSVRKMKDDLRKYQPTYIISVPLVYESLYSGIQKQISSASTVRKLIVLTFIRISMAYMEFKRIYEGTYLTRNQKQPSYLVSVADWLWARIIAALLWPLHVLGKKLVYSKIQSAIGISKAGISGGGCLPSHVDKFFEAIDVKLQNGYGLTETSPVVASRRSNFNVIGSVGIPIRHTEFKVVDSETGEVLSPGLSGILKVRGPQVMKGYYKNPGATKKALDDDGWLDTGDIGWIAPHHSIGRSRCCGGVVVLEGRAKDTIVLLTGENVEPVEIEEAALRSSLIQQIVVIGQDQRRLGAIVVPNKEEALLAAKKLAAVDAADASGLSNDRLTRLVYEELRKWTSGCSFQIGPIIIADEPFTIDSGLMTPTMKIRRDRVVAQYKEQIDNLFK; encoded by the exons ATGTTACAGACAGAAGAAAAGCAGATACGAAGGCATTCACCTTTCCTGGAACGTGTGTTACTAGATGATAATGATGCTTCAGAATCTGATAGGTGGAAAGCAGTTCCTGATATTTGGAGATCTTCAGCTGCGAAATATGGTGACCTAGTAGCATTGGTGGATCCCTATCATGACCCACCTTCGAGTATAACTTATAAACAG CTTGAGCAGGAAATTTTGGACTTTGCTGAAGGGATGAGAGTTGTTGGAGTAAAGCCAGACGAAAAAATTGCACTGTTTGCTGATAATTCATGCCGTTGGCTTGTTGCTGATCAAG gTATAATGGCCACTGGAGCAATCAATGTGGTGAGAGGTTCGAGGTCATCAGTCGAAGAGTTACTGCAAATATACAATCATTCTGATAG TGTTGCGCTTGCTGTGGACAGTCCTGAGTTGTTCAATCGGATATCAGAAGAATTTTGTTCCAAGGCGATGAAATTTATTGTTCTGCTATGGGGGGAGAAGTCAAGCCTGAAAAATGAAGGAAAGGTTCCTATTTTCGACTACAAGGAGATTCTAGATTTGGGACGAGAGAGTCGCAAGAGTTTGCTTGATTCTGATGATAAAC AACAGTCTGATACGTATGAAGTTATTAAATCGGATGATGTTGCTACATTAGTATATACGAGTGGAACAAGTGGCAACCCAAAAGGTGTCATGCTCACACATAGGAATTTGTTGCATCAG ATAAAGAACCTAGGGGATGCTGTACCTTGTGTAGGTGGCGACAAATTTCTTAGCATGCTTCCACCATGGCATTGCTATGAACGAGCTTGTGAGTATTTCGCTTTTACGTGTGGAGTTGAGCAATTTTACACCAGTGTGCGGAAAATGAAG GATGATTTGCGAAAATATCAGCCAACCTATATAATTTCAGTTCCTTTAGTGTATGAGTCACTTTACAG CGGTATTCAGAAACAAATTTCATCCGCGTCTACTGTTCGTAAGCTTATTGTGCTTACATTCATAAGGATCAGTATGGCGTACATGGAGTTTAAGAGGATCTATGAG GGAACGTATCTGACGAGGAACCAGAAGCAACCTTCGTATCTTGTTTCAGTAGCAGATTGGTTATGGGCGCGAATAATTGCTGCGTTATTATGGCCTTTGCATGTGCTGGGAAAGAAACTAGTCTACAGTAAAATTCAATCCGCCATTGGAATATCAAAG GCCGGCATCAGTGGAGGAGGTTGTCTGCCTTCACATGTTGATAAATTTTTCGAG GCAATTGACGTGAAACTGCAGAATGGATATGGTTTAACAGAGACTTCTCCTGTTGTTGCTTCTCGacgatcaaattttaat GTTATTGGTTCTGTTGGGATACCAATTCGACATACTGAGTTCAAAGTCGTAGATTCTGAAACCGGTGAAGTTCTTTCTCCTGGTTTGAGCGGAATTCTGAAAGTTAGGGGACCTCAAGTGATGAAGGGATACTACAAG AATCCAGGCGCTACAAAGAAAGCATTGGATGACGATGGGTGGCTAGACACTGGAGACATTGGTTGGATTGCTCCTCACCATTCAATAGGGCGAAGTCGTTGTTGTGGAGGGGTGGTTGTTCTTGAAGGACGTGCCAAGGACACTATCGTTCTTTTAACAG GGGAAAACGTTGAACCGGTAGAGATTGAGGAAGCTGCCTTGAGAAGTAGTCTAATTCAACAAATTGTTGTCATCGGCCAG GATCAGCGACGCCTTGGGGCAATTGTTGTTCCAAACAAAGAAGAGGCTTTACTCGCAGCCAAAAAGTTGGCTGCTGTAGATGCTGCTGATGCCTCCGGCCTAAGCAACGATAGATTGACAAGATTGGTTTATGAAGAGCTGAGAAAATG GACTTCAGGGTGTTCATTTCAAATCGGACCGATCATAATCGCGGACGAACCCTTTACG ATTGACAGTGGCCTAATGACTCCAACCATGAAAATTCGACGGGACCGAGTCGTGGCTCAATACAAAGAACAAATAGACAACCTTTTCAAGTAA